One genomic window of Melanotaenia boesemani isolate fMelBoe1 chromosome 20, fMelBoe1.pri, whole genome shotgun sequence includes the following:
- the LOC121630973 gene encoding Krueppel-like factor 11 — translation MTSRNYKEIDSHTTEHMDQCGSCVKRRRHDSEQSVSSGTSSCSSGLEYTDLEAAEALVCMSFWGQAIFLGSNKTNPCKPRPLTPASDSCDSLLPPEPPEPPRDFVSLSSLCMTPPHSPSFVETPSNSMVQPSSSPAVSTQRCGSGIHQPVLAPIAEKTTSLPSPPQPCRAMVTSVIRHTADRTFCQQHIPAAPSPEKTIDTVTDTMVCQQEQECITNIEQMTTLPSPPVFLIPSERKQPSSPLKLCLDSVSTPTLVNAQPQISPPSPSVSTTLSPPPVTSPQIICQMFPVSSQSGIISAFIPSAVQASSTGIRTATTPILPQPTSANTPTVQQSLIVSSAVPQGTVMLVLPQSTVSQAPQCPQTVMTLGNTKLLPLAPAPVYVPAGPTGSTTATKMDFSRRRNYVCNFPGCRKTYFKSSHLKAHLRTHTGEKPFSCSWDGCDKRFARSDELSRHRRTHTGEKKFVCPVCDRRFMRSDHLTKHARRHMTTKKIPSWQADVRSLSKMAASKTPSSKPGIATLSMLVPAGSN, via the exons atgacTTCGAGAAATTATAAAGAGATTGACTCACATACG ACTGAACATATGGATCAGTGTGGGTCTTGCGTGAAGAGAAGAAGGCATGACAGCGAGCAGTCTGTCTCTAGTGGGACCAGCAGCTGTTCCTCTGGCCTGGAGTACACTGATCTGGAGGCAGCTGAAGCTCTGGTGTGTATGAGCTTTTGGGGCCAGGCAATCTTTCTCGGCAGCAACAAGACAAATCCCTGCAAGCCAAGGCCTCTCACGCCAGCTTCAGATTCCTGTGACTCTCTCCTACCACCGGAGCCTCCAGAACCACCAAGGGACTTTGTGTCCCTCTCTTCTCTG TGTATGACTCCACCTCACAGCCCCAGTTTTGTTGAGACCCCATCAAACTCTATGGTTCAGCCAAGCTCCAGTCCAGCAGTGTCCACACAACGCTGTGGATCTGGGATCCATCAGCCTGTGCTGGCACCAATTGCTGAGAAGACCACctccctcccctctccaccACAACCCTGTAGAGCCATGGTGACCAGCGTCATCCGCCACACTGCAGACAGAACCTTCTGCCAACAACACATTCCAGCGGCCCCCAGTCCAGAGAAAACTATAGACACAGTAACTGATACAATGGTCTGCCAGCAGGAGCAGGAATGCATTACAAACATTGAGCAGATGACTACACTTCCATCCCCTCCTGTGTTTCTAATACCCTCAGAGAGAAAACAGCCTAGTAGTCCCTTAAAACTTTGTTTGGACAGTGTCTCCACCCCCACCCTTGTCAACGCTCAACCACAAATTAGCCCACCCAGTCCCAGTGTTTCCACAACCCTGTCCCCTCCTCCAGTCACCAGCCCTCAAATCATTTGCCAGATGTTCCCCGTCAGCAGCCAATCAGGTATAATCTCAGCCTTCATCCCCAGTGCGGTTCAGGCCTCCAGTACTGGAATTCGGACTGCCACCACACCCATCCTTCCCCAGCCTACCTCAGCTAACACCCCCACTGTTCAGCAGTCCCTTATTGTGAGCTCAGCAGTGCCCCAGGGAACAGTGATGCTGGTCCTCCCTCAGTCCACAGTCTCTCAGGCCCCTCAGTGCCCTCAGACTGTAATGACTCTGGGCAACACCAAGCTGCTACCCCTTGCCCCTGCCCCAGTATATGTGCCAGCAGGGCCCACTGGCAGCACAACAGCCACAAAGATGGACTTTTCCCGCAGGAGAAACTATGTCTGCAACTTTCCGGGCTGCAGAAAGACTTACTTCAAGAGCTCACACCTCAAGGCTCACCTGCGAACACACACAG GTGAGAAGCCCTTCAGCTGCAGCTGGGATGGGTGTGATAAGAGGTTTGCCCGCTCTGACGAACTCTCACGTCACCGGCGCACACACACCGGGGAGAAAAAATTTGTATGTCCTGTGTGTGACAGGCGATTCATGCGCAGTGATCATCTAACCAAACACGCCCGCCGCCACATGACCACAAAGAAAATTCCCTCCTGGCAAGCTGAT